AGCAGTTTCTGAAAGGCACCCCCTTTTGCCACCACTTCTCTGTGCATCCACTGGAGCCGCAGCAGATAACTTTCAGAAAATCAGGGGAATTTAGCACCGCCAGTTTCTGCGCTGTTACTTTTAGCAACAAGATGTTAAAGTAACCTTCCTTTGGCCAGAACTAATGCAAATCCTCCATTAAgtataaaattgtattttgtatctTTATCCTGCCTTCCgtataaaactgtattttgtaaCTCTCACCTGCAGTTTGTGCTGGGCTCTAACTGTGACTCTGATTTTCACAGCATGTTTCCAAAACAGTACTGCCctatttttcagttctcctctAAGAACTTACTTCGGAGCCGATGCTCGTAGGACAGGTGACATAACTCGGTCCAGTTCTAGTGAACAGCCAATTTTAGAATGCTATTTACTACCTGAAAATGTGCTGGTGGCCACGGTCCAGAGAGGGAGGAGTTAAAAGTAACGCTGCAGCAATCCATGGGTACAAAAATCCTGTGTTTTAAGAACCACACAGCTACATCTGTACCCTCCCCAGGCCGAGCTTACCTTCTTGTGAGGTTACCTCTAACTCTTGCCATCGCAAGAATATATGAATTACCTGTCCCTGGACCTTGTTCCTGGGGTCCCATGCAAGGCTTCACTGGAGAGGGACAAGCCCGGGTACTGatgccttttcttccttggaGCTTTTGACAGAGAGGACAGCAAGAAGCTTCCCTGATAGCCGAATAACCCTTACTCACAAGCTGGCCAGTATTGCTACATCTGCCCTGACTGCGTGGAAAGCTTCGGCAGAGGGGAGCCTGCACCCATTCTTCTCCAACCTCAGCCAAAGGCCAGAACATCTCCTCCGTCCCAGGCTGAATGTGCTGGCTGTCAGTGGAGctacacacacagagcatccGGCCGTCTCTGCTGGGTTTTGGACTAAACAGCTGTTACAGAGGAAGATTTCACAAACCTGCTGCTGTAACAGGTAACACACAGCATGTCGGACACACATGTTTCTACTGTAACTGCAGGGGCTGCCCCTTTTAGATCAAGTTGTAGAGGTCTCAGAGTTCAATCCCCAGGAACGGCTTATGAAAGCAATTACTACCTGAAAGGTCTCTTTGTTTTTGTGCCACTGCTTTTAATAATAGTGATTACATCAGATATTTTCTGCCATCTCGATCTTCTTTGGTACTGCTAATAAAGACATGACAAAGCCCAACACTTAAAATAGCACCCAATGCAATGAACTGCAAGCGCTGAGGTTTGAGATTTTACATCCTGCCTTCCCAGAGCACTTTCTCTTTGATGATTTTAACCATTGAGTACTGAGCTTCGTATAAGCCACGAAGGGTGTGACATGCATGGTGGAGTCAGAGAATCGCCTGCGGCCAGGGGCCCAGGTCGCTTGCTTTAACCACCAGACAGTCCTGTCGCACAAGAGCAGACGAGACATACATGAGAGGTACACGGCATTCAAGTGCAGTTGCCTGGACCACAGTATATTATTTTGGTTCTTCAAGCGACGCTTTCATTTATGCTTGGTTCAATTTGTTACAGCAGCAACAGTCGCTGGCCAATTTAATGGCAAAACTGGGAATACAATCCAGACCTCCCACGCTTACATCCTCTGACCATTCCTCCTCATATCAGCATGGTTATATTCTTGTCAGCTATTGACTGACAAGTAAAATCAAAACTTGAATACCCAAATCCCAAAGGTATTCAGGTACATCAGCTCTGAATTTTGCCCCAGCACCTAACCACATATTCACAGTACAGTGTATTTTGAATAAGCCACCCCCGACACCAGGAAATACACGGCAGATCAGAATTACTTGTGCAGGAGGAACCATGTAATCCTAAAATACAGTCTCATGTAGCACCTACTAGAGACATGGTAcctgcaaagcacagaaaaaacaccagttttttatttttaaggaaagcttCATAATGGCCTAAGCTTTACAACAAAGCTCTGCATGCAAGAGGATCCTAATGTTACAATTTCCAAATAACCCACtgataaattacattttctttataatctCTGGTCAAAAAAGAGATCATGACCAGCATGAATTCCAAAGGGAATCCATTCACTTAACAGCCCTATCCTgatttttatatgtgtgtatgcatgcacatAGATATGTATATATGCTTATGCATCTAAAATATGCACATTACACAGCTGTTCTGCCTACACTTAAATGCATAACTCTTAATAGAGATCTTTGTCATGTAATTACTGGTTGCAGTCACAGACAGGTTCTAGGGGATCATTTTTGCTTTACGTTCAACAAAGGAAAGGAACCTCTAAAACACCCCAGCGCAGCTTCTCTGACACCTTGCTAAGAGCAGAAAAGCTCTACGGTAGTAGTCAGGAGTCCACTCAGCATGAAACGCTGATGAGCACCACGTTCTCTCCACGACAAGCTGGCACCCTCATTTTGCTGAGCCACGTCAGAAGATGGTGGCTTAGGTGTCAGCAATGCAAAAGGACCGTTGTGGTCTCATTCATACACAAAAACCATTCCCCAAATTGACTTTTAAGAAGTTCCACTAAACCAACTTTAAACCCAGTTTAAGACCATGGGCTGTATCAGGCTTAGTTGATTTTTGTGGACATGCTTCAAACCTGATGAAGAAGGTCTGGAAGCCAATTTGTGAAGGACAACTGTAGCCCTCTGGAGCGTGGCTGACATTAGAACTTGAACCAGTCCCAAACCAGCGTTAGCTGAACTACTCGTTAAGCCAGCTGCATTTTTTGGAGAGGAGAAATTTCCCCACTGTAGCTTAGACTGCGGCGAAACGCTTTAAACTGAGAAGTAATGTAGTGGTGGGCTGgacaaaagcactgaaaaccCAACATCAGCCAGTCACAGGAAATTAGCTAACGGATTGTATCAGGCTACACCCCAAACGGCACCAGCCCACAGCCTCTGCAACAGATGAGGGAGGCTGAGGCCATCCATGCCGTGTTTTTTTCAAGGGTGGGAAGTAAAGCACCACCGTTTTAAATGAAAGCCTAGATCTCCAGAGCTGTCCGCATGAATGAGGACCCCGCTGGGCTCCTACCTGCCTAATATCCCTTTGATCATCAGAGCTGCACCGCGTGGAGCATGCGAATCCGAGCTGCCCGTATAGCCCTTCCCTGCAGTCTTCTCTGCTCCCTCGGATGAAGCTGCCTCCCGTCTCTCAGGCGCTGGGATGTGGGACAGCGTGCTCAGGTGGGGCAACGGGAGGGATGAGCGACTGCAGGGCACAAGAGAAGGCAAGAAGGAACACAGTCCCTCAAGGAGCCAGTTCAGGGAAAGGAGTACGGTTAGCTAGGCAAGGCAGAGAAATATATTACTCTAGGAATTAATTTAAGGTTAAATGGAtcaagagagagagggagaagagttAGCGGACCACGGGCTTTATTGCTCGAGCGGTTTTGTGTCATTTCTGTCCTGCAGTCCCAGTGGCCACCGCCCATAGGTAAGGAAAAGCCAAATGCCAAGCAGATTCCTGTGGGTAAATTCACAAGTTTTCCATCCCATGGCTGAAGCCGTAAAAACGCCGAAAGCACAGAAGTAGGgtggcagaagaaaaggaagggtaAGGAAGGACTCTGTATTTGTTATCTCTTAAGTGATGAATCTGAGCCAAAAGTTACCCTGCAAATtgagaagcaaaagaaacaaataggGACAGACTGAGATGGGAGCTGTACCAAGACCTGGTGGACGTTACGCCCAATCATGCAATAAAAGATACAGGACAGACGATGGTGCAGCTTTATCAGCACGAATTACTTCCAATCGCAGAAGCCACAAGTGAGTTATGCGGATCCTCCTGAACCCCTGCCAAGCAAAACTGTCCGGCCTCTGCTGAACACCGGTgtaattggggaaaaaaaagcatgaaacatTTATCTGGCAAGtgctttcaaaaagagaaaagcgGCTGTTGGGAGCTGCTCAAGGGGCTGGAATGCTGGAGACGGTTCCAGGGGGACGGATCAGCCATCAGAGTGCATACAAGGCAGGGAgggatttttaataaaatgcagtttatcGCACGGTGATTACCACCTCCTATTTATACCATATGAGATCATGAAAAACATGGCACGTACTTCCTTACTCCTGGAAACACAAAGTCAACTGAACAACCATATGATAAACTGGCCCTTTTCATGCACTTTTACTTTGTCCTTCTCAACCTCTATTTCCAAACATCTGTCACTTAGATAAAGTGAGCAATAAAAATCTactagaaaaatactttctgtgccacccccaaaaaaacagcACAGTAGATTAGGATTATGAGTCCAAATTCCAGGGCTGTTCCATTTAACATGCAAATCTTAATTGTTCACAAGGAAGCACAGACGCTCAAAGTATTTAACATGTAAGAAAGGGAACTTCAGGGTCTCCAGAAAATGCATCATCTATTTCTAACCTTTGCTGGTTACACACAACAGACGTTACAGACACAACGTGCCaagacataaagaaaaaagtatttcaggtAAGCTTTTATGCCTTAAAGAGCACGCCTTTCCCCACTCCCCCTCAAATGTGGTTTGAAGGTGAAAGGCTTAGAGAGAGGAAACACCGCATTATTTCCACGGTACAATTCTGCACTCGAATTTGGGGTAATATGGTAAAAGACTTCATTAGCACTCTTTCAGAATGACTTGTTTAACTTGCTTGTAGCTTTGCCAGTTATGAGTAATGCAACAATCACTAAGATATACCAACACCACCTTTGTACCACATTTCTTTCACACGTTGCCTGATGCCTACTGGACTCAGCCTTCTTGTAAGTGATCCCGCTGTCTTCAGCCGAGCAATCCTCGCCGAGACAGGCCCACGCGGCCCGCGAGACGCCGCACCTTTCACCTGCTCCTCACTTCACAGAAATGCTCCTTTTCGGCTGCAATGCTCTACGACTGGTCTCAGCAGAGTAGCTCTGCAGTGTGGCTGCTCAGCAAAATCTATTGcccctcatcttttttttattaacccGATGGttaaccaccaccaccaccgccccCAACAGCgcaaaactaaataaataatgctaCAAAGATAATTCATACTGGGTGACACCCCAGTACAGCGTCTGTGTGGGACTGCACCTCCACGATCATTAAAACGAGGTCTACACGTTGCTGGATCACCCAGGAGTACAAATTTGATCGGGATTGGGCCAAGGCACGTGATCACGCTTCTGCTGAATGAGCCAGAGTGCACGATACAGAGCCAACGCCAATTTTACGCTGGCCGTATGCCAGCTGCAGGGGTGCAGACGATACCTGATCTGGCTGGAGTTGTGTACAGTGATACCTGATCTGGCATAAAGTCTGCTAGTAAAAAGTTAACCTGTCAAAAACTTCTTGAATTAACTTAGGCAGGCAGAGTGAATGAATACCAGGTCAGCGCTTCACATCATGCGGCCACCCCATTTTTGAGCCAATAATAGGAGTTGTACTGCTGGCTTTTCTCCGTTGCCAAAGCTTAATGTCGATAGTGATGCTTATATGCACGGGGATCTcattgcaggatcagggcctgaGAGTCCTTCAACTCGCCTTGCCTCCAACttaaagcaaaaaggaaagaaaaaagcagaatgaaatctAAACATTTAGCCTCTAAGTAGTCAAGAGAGTCTACTAATATGGGACCTGTATGTGAAGATGGAGCCATGGGCATTTCTGTAGCAGATAAATTTAGATGATGATTAAAATAGAGCCTGTTCCTTCAGGTTAGTGAAAGTCTTGGTACAGCAAACACGTCAGTAACCAGGCTGATTTTTGTAGTATTTTAGTAATCCAAACAGTATTAGAAATGCGCCCTGTCGTGTTGAACAAAtgtgaactttatttttttctttacagccCTTTGGCACAGAAGGGCAGTCCTGctcttttgaaactgttttgaaaagccTTACCTGATCTCTGGTAGAACTTAACCCGTTTTTAACACTGCCGCAATACTGCCCGGTGTTGAAACATGCAGTTACCATTATACGAGGCTACAGACATGTAGGAAATGTGGATTTCAAACATTCTTTCTTGAAATTGCTGGAAATCACTGGAAATGGCTCGGTTTATGTGagtacttcaaatattttcagagctaGTTCAAGGAGACCATTCGCTGAAAGccattttcagttgtttttgcATTTCCTATCACAGAGGCCCTAAAATGGTCCACCCAGTGGTCTAGCAACCTTGACAAGTTACCCAGATCTCCGAGCTACAGCCATGCTCCTATCGCTCCTGCAGGGATGCCTAGACAGAGGGTTCCCAAATTTTGGTCCTCAAGGCCATCACGCAGTCTCAAGGGCAAGCGGCAGATCGCAGCAGCCTGCCCTCCAACAGGCAGGGGCGAGGCAGTGGCCAGCTTTCCCCTTGCCACCCCATGCAGCAGCATGAGCCCCTGTCCCTCCTCACGGGGTCCGGTGGCCTGGGGCTCCCCAGAGAGCTCAAGGGTTTGTTTACCGGCCGGCCCAACGCGGCCCTTGGCAAACCCCGACGCTGAGGTGGGCCGGTGGCAGACGCCTGGGGCTCACGGGGAGCGGGTGAGCAGGGAGGCCTGAAGCGAGGGGGCTGGCTGGCCTGCGGTGCGGTGCGGAGCGGAGCTGAGCTGCAGCGGGGCTGCCACCTGCGGTTCGACCCTCCTCACGGAGCGCTCCGCCGCCCCCGCCCAGGCGGGGACAAGTCACCCCAGGGTGACAACGCAGCGCCCAGCCACGGCTTCTCCACACTGACAGGGCGGGAAGGGGGAGacggggggggacggggacggacGACGTCCGCCGGCGGCGCTCGGGGTggtggggaggtggtggggaggtggtgggggtGCCTCGGTGGCGCCCCcggcggaggggcggcgggggcggcggggcgccgccggGGCGGCGCAGCAACAGTTAACGGCGGGGCGCAGCGAATGGGCCGCGCTGTTTCCAAGGGCGACGGCTCGGAGTGTCCCGGATCGTACCATTGCGCAagcggcgcggggagggggggggacgGGAGGAGGGCGGAGGGAGTGCgagcggcgccgccgccgccaggcCCGGCCCAGCGccgcctcctccctccctccctcctccccccccccgcctcgcctcgccgcgcctcctccccctcccgccCGGCCGGAGCGCGGCGCCGGGGCCCAGCAGCGAGCGGCGCGCGGCGGAGCGGAGCaggcggccggcggcggccgggcccggAGCGGCGGAGTCGGtaccggcggcggggcgggccgggccgggccgggccggcgcgAACCCCTGCCCTCGCTGCCTTCTCGCCGCCGCGGGATGCGGGCGGCCCGGGGCCGTGGGCTGTGAGCGGCGGCAGCGCGGAGACAAAGGGAggcggcggggctcggcggcCGGCACCAGGGACGGAGcgcgggggccgccgccgccgccggggcgcacccgcccgcccgccgggaGGCGGCACGATGCGGCacggggcggcgcggccgcaGCAGcgcggcggcagcagcggcgcggcccgcccggcgcggcggTAGAGGCGGCGGCCGCagggcgcggggccgggccgggccggcggtCGCGCAGCAGCGTCTcccgcgggccgggccgcgccgcccgggCCGGCGATgtgagggcggcggcggcggcgaggaggagcgcggcgcggcgcggcacGGCGCGGAGCGGAAGGCGGGCGGGCCCCGAGCGGAAGCGGGCCGGGCTCGGCGGCGAGGAGGAGCGCGGcgccggcgggggcggccgggcgcgGGCGTGCGATGGAAACGCACATCTCGTGCCTGTTCCCCGAGCTGCTGGCCATGATCTTCGGGTACCTGGAGGTGCGGGACAAGGGCCGGGCGGCGCAGGTGTGCACGGCCTGGCGGGACGCCGCCTACCACCGCTCGGTCTGGCGGGGCGTGGAGGCCAAGCTGCACCTGCGCCGCGCCAACCCCTCGCTCTTCCCCAGCCTGGCGGCGCGGGGCATCCGGCGGGTGCAGATCCTGTCGCTGCGGCGCAGCCTGAGCTACGTGATCCAGGGCATGGCGGACATCGAGAGCCTCAACCTCAGCGGCTGCTACAACCTCACCGACAACGGGCTGGGCCACGCCTTCGTGGCGGAGATCAGCTCCCTGCGCTCGCTCAACCTGAGCCTCTGCAAGCAGATCACGGACAGCAGCCTGGGCCGCATCGCCCAGTACCTCAAGGGCCTGGAGGTGCTCgagctggggggctgcagcaaCATCACCAACACCGGCCTCCTCCTCATCGCCTGGGGCCTGCAGCGCCTCAAGAGCCTCAACCTGCGCTCCTGCCGGCACCTCTCCGACGTGGGCATCGGGCACCTGGCGGGCATGACGCGCAGCGCGGCCGAGGGCTGCCTGGGCCTGGAGCAGCTCACGCTGCAGGACTGCCAGAAGCTCAGCGACCTCTCGCTCAAGCACCTGGCCCGCGGGCTGGGCCGCCTCCGCCAGCTCAACCTCAGCTTCTGCGGGGGCATCTCGGACGCGGGGCTGCTGCACCTGTCGCACATGAGCAGCCTGCGCAGCCTCAACCTGCGCTCCTGCGACAACATCAGTGACACGGGCATCATGCATCTGGCCATGGGCAGCCTGCGGCTGTCCGGCCTCGACGTCTCCTTCTGCGACAAGGTGGGGGACCAGAGCCTAGCCTATATCGCACAGGGCCTGGACGGGCTGcgctccctctccctctgctcctgccacaTTAGCGACGAGGGCATCAACCGCATGGTGCGACAGATGCACGGGCTCCGCACCCTCAACATCGGCCAGTGCGTCCGCATCACTGACAAGGGCCTGGAGCTCATCGCCGAACACCTCAGCCAGCTCACGGGCATCGATCTCTACGGCTGCACCCGCATTACCAAGCGGGGCTTGGAGCGCATCACCCAGCTGCCCTGCCTCAAGGTGCTCAACCTGGGACTTTGGGAAATGACTGAGAGCGAGAAGGTCAGGTGAGAGGAGGGGGGCGCCCCGAGACCTCCATCTGCTCTGGAGGGACTCACtcactgactgactgactgctgcaatggaggagagaaagagagagaggggcaCGCACAGAGCCATGCTACCCACGCACCCTGGCACCGGAGGGAGGAGCGTAGAGAAAGAGAGTATATCCTCGACCCTTCTGTGCTGCCTACCTACCCTTgctctggaggaggaggaggaggaggaggaaggggggcaggaggagagagagaaagcaccTATCCTTTTTCCAGGTCATGCCTCCAGCTCCATGCTGGGGAGACAgagctcccccttcccccacaGCATCCTTCCCTGCGGAAGAGGTAGAAGCCCACACTCTTATGCACTGGGGCTACAGACACCCCTCTTTATCCCCACTCCCTCATTCCATCCCCTCATGCACTAAGGATGGATAAAGAAAGACCCTTGTTCTGCCATGAATTCAGAATAGattatttttggtttatatAAAGGAGAGTGGGAATGGAGATGGGAACAAACAataacaacagcagaaaaggcttCCTAGCTACACTTATGTACCCGGCCACCCAGTTATCCTGCGCTGGGCACAGATACAGCTTTTGGTAAAATAACCATTCCACCTCTGCGCTTGCCCCTCCCCTGTCAACTAGGAATTGTGACAGAAATATTGCTCCCTAGgtacattgattttttttcttttttttttttttttttaaatctgttttcaatCTCCAGTTCCATGTTATTCTTTGCTGTGGGCGGATACAACCTCCCACTATTCCAGTTCTCCACTGCACTGAGACTGGGGATAGCTACAGCCTCTCCTGTCAGTATGTTTCCATGTCATCCTGCACTATGGTTAATGGAAAAGCCTAGGCACTCCAttctctctccccatctctctACTGGAGATGAAGATaccatttcctcctcctcacgtCTCTGTGGGGACTGGACACGGACCCCAGTCTCTTAGGCCTTCCCGTGCCGTGGGGGACACTGAGAGTTACCGAGACTCGTCTTCCCTTTcatcattctctctttttctcccctccttcttcttgGCAACAGGGACAGACATATCCAGCTACATATCCATTCCTCTTTGGGTCGAGGGTGAGCGGGTAGAAGGGGTGGCTAGCTCCCCTCTACCCAGGGGACTTGAGGAAGAATCTCCAGcttcatttctgcttcatttgaGATACTGTgacctgtttttattttgaaatgcataaaaaaaattactgctacAAAAACAGCCTCTTACTCTCCCATCTATCCCTTGCTTATGTCCTGTAACTGATCCCAGTTTTCCTCactcattttcctctttacagtattcattttcttacatggttttattttaaaagacatttgaaGTTGCTGTTCTTGTGgatttttaagtacattttttttctgctgaatatattctatatatataaatatatatatgatgTCTGGCTACCTCGTTTTAATTTGTtactcccctccccccccctccccccaagcCCTGGAATTCTTACAGGAAAGAGATTTTGagactgaaacatttttgtgcCTAGACTGGAATAATGCCCCTTGggtttgttcttctttttctccccctcctctcccccctttctttttttaaatttttgtttttaagcttaCCCTACTGTGTCCCACCTTCACATTCTGGTTgtgcctctccctccctcttcacTGGGGACTGGGGACCCAAACTGtgcttctgcatttttactCTTCTAGCACAAACATGTAACGTGAGAATCCATGCTGAGGATTAGGCTACTGTTAACAGAAATGTGTAAAATGCAAGttcgtttaaaaaaaatttatatatatagatatatgcaaatgctttcccctcccctcccaaatCACCTACAAAAGGTCACTATGCCAGGCTTCCTGTTTGTAggtggagaggagcagagctggcctgCAGGCCCCGAGGCTGCAATGTGAAGGGGAGGAGACTGAAGTTCATCTGTCTTATCTCTGTTCTGTCAATAAAATGGAgctgggtcttttttttttttttaattattattttaaagaggaagaggtggtgttttttggtttttttgtttttttttttaaagaaaaatatcttggctttttttttgctcatcTGTTCAAAATCTCAAATCCTCCACAGTAACAGGCCAGACCATGGAGTTAACGCAAACCCAGAGACCCCTATGGATTAATTGTACTGTTTGTgaatttgtataaaaaaaataacaaagatcctcttaaaacattttatattcttaCAGTAAAAGGttaaacatatttatataataaaagaggaaatatgaagtatgtttttgaaaaaaaaaaaaaaaagccgtaTCTGTGTtgtctgtgctttttaaagacaTCTATCTGTCTATCTGTTGGGTTTGGTAAGTACACCGTGTGGCTCATGCCGGGGGTTTGGGGCTGCTTGCTCTTGTTCCAGTGAgtgacagaggaggagaaggaaggaagagagccTAGTGCCTCCTGTGCAGGATGTTGAGTAACATCATCATGAAGAGTTTGTAAGGAAGGGGTTTGGTAGGACCAGCCTTGTCTGCGAGGGCGCTCACAGCATCTGTGGGGAGAAACCGAGTTCAGTTGCCCATCGGTGTGAGGTGTCAGCTCAGTTTGAGGTCGGACAAACCGAAAGTGCTGAAGCTCGCTAGCAAGTGAATAGAGTATTCAGTGGTAGAGGAAGACATTTGGGAGGGGGGACAGAAGGGCtgtgtttcttaattttttaaagctccAGGTAGATGgcagaggtttttttgtgatttaaattGAGACCCTCCCTGGGTGGAAGATCcatcaaataaaaacatttcccagCAGTGACAACCACCAAAACCCATGCCCTCACCGGCACACAAGGACTTGGGAAATCCAAAATGTCTTGGTTGGTTTCCACTGCCCAGATGAAGATTAAAGAGGAAGTAAAGTGGGAacgtgttttttaaaaaaaaaaaaaaaaaaaagtttgaataaTCTAAGGTGTCCTTTGTCCTATACCATGATCTTTCTCCTTAATGTATGACTTTTAACCCAATGGGGTCCCTTTTTAGCCTTCCacaatgtcatttttttattgttgttggaGATGGAGCTTAAGCGGTGTTTACAGGGCAGTGACAAAGCCTGTCTCCCCCCGGCCCAGCGGCGGGGCTCGCTCGCCCCGCTGCCCCCTTCCTGCCTCGAAGGAGGGGGAATGCGAAATGGTGGAAGAAGCCGGAGCCATTGTTCAGGAAAGTTAAAAGAGGAGCTGTCCTTGCTTGCTTGCTCAGTCATGCATACTCAATCTGGCCGGGCCCGGGTCCCTATGGAAAGGAGGAGGGCgattcttcccctctttttaACATTCCTCTCCAGGCCTGGCTGTATTTAAGCTGCTTTCCTCCgcgcggaggaggaggagggagggggatgGTCTGAAGTTCCtgtacatttgcattttaagcACTTCCAGCGCTGAGCAGGCCACTTTGTTCCCCCCGCAATACCCCGCTCCAGCAGCC
Above is a genomic segment from Gymnogyps californianus isolate 813 chromosome 1, ASM1813914v2, whole genome shotgun sequence containing:
- the FBXL14 gene encoding F-box/LRR-repeat protein 14 produces the protein METHISCLFPELLAMIFGYLEVRDKGRAAQVCTAWRDAAYHRSVWRGVEAKLHLRRANPSLFPSLAARGIRRVQILSLRRSLSYVIQGMADIESLNLSGCYNLTDNGLGHAFVAEISSLRSLNLSLCKQITDSSLGRIAQYLKGLEVLELGGCSNITNTGLLLIAWGLQRLKSLNLRSCRHLSDVGIGHLAGMTRSAAEGCLGLEQLTLQDCQKLSDLSLKHLARGLGRLRQLNLSFCGGISDAGLLHLSHMSSLRSLNLRSCDNISDTGIMHLAMGSLRLSGLDVSFCDKVGDQSLAYIAQGLDGLRSLSLCSCHISDEGINRMVRQMHGLRTLNIGQCVRITDKGLELIAEHLSQLTGIDLYGCTRITKRGLERITQLPCLKVLNLGLWEMTESEKVR